A genomic region of Alicyclobacillus sp. SO9 contains the following coding sequences:
- a CDS encoding flagellar hook capping FlgD N-terminal domain-containing protein, protein MTGIMNVSNGQLGKNAFLQLMVAQMKNQDPLSTQSNTQFVAQLAQFSSLEQMQNVAQEDMAIQKTLGQLLSLSQMNFTHQLLGTKVTVTDKNGASVQGTVSAVGYNNGSPELIVNGTKYPMSALQQMGG, encoded by the coding sequence ATGACAGGAATCATGAATGTTAGTAACGGTCAGCTCGGTAAAAATGCATTTTTGCAATTGATGGTTGCCCAGATGAAGAACCAAGACCCGCTCAGCACACAGAGCAACACGCAGTTTGTTGCCCAATTAGCCCAGTTTTCCTCGCTGGAGCAGATGCAGAATGTGGCTCAGGAAGACATGGCGATTCAGAAAACACTAGGACAGTTACTGAGCTTGTCGCAAATGAACTTTACGCATCAGCTGTTGGGTACGAAGGTAACTGTGACGGACAAGAATGGAGCGTCAGTTCAGGGGACAGTATCTGCCGTCGGCTACAACAATGGGAGTCCGGAATTGATTGTGAACGGAACGAAATATCCTATGAGTGCGCTGCAGCAAATGGGGGGTTGA